The Methanoculleus marisnigri JR1 genome window below encodes:
- a CDS encoding hemerythrin domain-containing protein, translating into MAQNVIDILKQEHEMVLSQLSELSSKGTSNREQKYNSLKENLMPHMIGEEQAVYPKLMDAGMQEMALESIEEHNAVKTLLSQLDSASTSKEDVWVAKITVIKENVEHHISEEEEHIFPEMQQKMSSDELSSLGNSYEEAKKSAMPVAAR; encoded by the coding sequence ATGGCACAGAACGTTATCGACATCCTGAAGCAGGAGCACGAAATGGTGCTCTCGCAACTCTCGGAACTCTCGAGCAAGGGCACGAGCAACCGGGAGCAGAAATATAACTCCTTGAAAGAGAACCTCATGCCGCACATGATCGGGGAGGAACAGGCCGTATACCCAAAACTCATGGATGCAGGGATGCAGGAGATGGCCCTTGAGTCGATCGAGGAGCACAACGCGGTCAAGACACTGCTATCCCAGCTCGACAGTGCGTCCACGTCAAAAGAGGACGTCTGGGTGGCGAAGATAACGGTGATCAAGGAGAACGTGGAACACCACATCAGCGAGGAGGAGGAACATATCTTCCCCGAGATGCAGCAGAAGATGAGCAGCGACGAACTCTCGAGTCTCGGCAACAGCTACGAGGAGGCAAAGAAGAGCGCGATGCCGGTTGCGGCACGCTGA
- a CDS encoding hemerythrin domain-containing protein, with amino-acid sequence MPQILELIREDHDLIRALFDELESNPETRDVRCITLRRELPGHMYAEEATLYAHLRERVPEEIRRSLDEHTEVRETLARFETIPQRDDAWMPALVDLRERVEAHFASEEGEVFARAEEHLGRSDLFALGETFGREKVAAARYIAV; translated from the coding sequence ATGCCGCAAATTCTTGAATTGATCCGGGAGGACCACGATCTCATCAGGGCCCTATTCGACGAACTCGAGAGCAACCCCGAGACACGGGACGTCCGGTGTATCACGCTTCGCCGGGAGCTGCCGGGGCACATGTACGCGGAGGAGGCGACACTGTATGCGCACCTCCGGGAAAGGGTTCCGGAGGAGATACGGCGGTCGCTCGACGAACATACCGAGGTCAGGGAGACGCTCGCACGCTTCGAGACCATCCCCCAGAGGGACGACGCCTGGATGCCGGCGCTCGTCGATCTCCGGGAGCGGGTCGAGGCTCATTTCGCCTCGGAAGAGGGCGAGGTCTTCGCCCGGGCGGAGGAGCATCTCGGCAGGAGTGACCTGTTCGCGCTCGGCGAAACGTTTGGGCGGGAGAAGGTGGCGGCGGCGCGGTACATTGCGGTGTGA
- a CDS encoding formylmethanofuran dehydrogenase subunit B: MHVLITSGRTIAQGRQLYYKDMPGYSYETARCFVNPFDLLELGASAGDYLLLSTGTGEEVFVATPCDDLVSGTVFIPCGPHANAILHATTRGTGAPDYKWLEGTVTRTDLSPRSGWAILIEEGGGACPPVPVPCGEDGGGPVTIRDVACPLCGCLCDDLVVKVEGGAVTSVDNACSLGSEKFLSQSRLRSPILRDDNQSWSPIGFAEGIRYAAEMLADAERPLLFGWSGTSAEAQCIGIQIAETIGGVIDNCSSICHGPSIMGIQEAGHPGCTLGAVKNRADVVIYWGSNPIESHPRHLSRYTTFVNGKYRENGHHDRTLVVVDIRMTDTAKIADEFIRIKPGGDYAVFSALRAIIRGHADTLPASIGGVPRERLIWLADLCRNARFGALFTGIGLTQSRGRYKNVRNAIQLVDELNRHTKFTLTPMRGHWNVNGTNQTFSFLTGYPYGVDFSRGTPYYNPGETTAVDLLGRGEADACLIIGADPGAHLPRRCNEHLATIPTIVIDPFVSLSTSFADIHIPVACVGIDCEGTGYRMDSVPIRMKKVLSSGLPTDEEVLSQILHLIQGRRPYGVNVPKALSPEAPPVA, encoded by the coding sequence ATGCACGTTCTCATCACGAGCGGGAGGACAATCGCCCAGGGCAGGCAACTCTACTACAAAGACATGCCCGGATATTCCTATGAAACGGCACGCTGTTTCGTCAACCCGTTCGATCTCCTGGAACTCGGGGCCTCGGCAGGAGACTATCTTCTTCTCTCGACCGGGACAGGAGAAGAGGTGTTTGTCGCCACACCCTGCGACGATCTCGTCTCCGGAACCGTATTCATCCCCTGCGGACCGCACGCGAACGCAATCCTGCACGCGACCACGCGGGGAACCGGTGCTCCGGACTACAAATGGCTGGAAGGGACGGTGACGCGAACCGATCTCTCCCCACGATCAGGCTGGGCGATCCTCATCGAGGAAGGCGGCGGCGCATGCCCTCCGGTGCCGGTGCCCTGCGGGGAAGACGGCGGCGGTCCCGTAACCATCCGCGATGTTGCCTGCCCTCTCTGCGGGTGCCTCTGCGACGACCTGGTCGTGAAGGTCGAGGGCGGGGCGGTCACGTCGGTCGATAACGCATGCTCGCTCGGCTCGGAGAAGTTCCTGTCGCAGAGCCGCCTCAGATCGCCAATCCTGAGGGATGATAACCAGTCATGGAGCCCGATCGGGTTCGCGGAGGGTATCCGGTATGCCGCAGAAATGCTCGCCGACGCCGAACGGCCACTCCTCTTTGGATGGAGCGGGACGTCCGCGGAAGCGCAGTGCATCGGCATCCAGATCGCCGAGACGATCGGGGGCGTGATCGACAACTGTTCGTCGATCTGTCACGGCCCCTCGATCATGGGCATCCAGGAGGCGGGCCACCCGGGGTGCACGCTCGGTGCGGTGAAGAACCGGGCCGACGTCGTGATCTACTGGGGCTCGAACCCCATAGAGTCGCACCCGCGCCACCTCTCCCGGTATACGACGTTCGTCAACGGGAAGTACCGGGAGAACGGGCATCACGACCGGACTCTCGTCGTCGTGGACATCAGGATGACCGATACCGCAAAGATTGCCGACGAGTTCATACGGATCAAGCCGGGTGGGGATTACGCCGTTTTTTCAGCCCTGCGGGCAATCATCAGGGGCCACGCGGATACCCTTCCTGCAAGCATCGGAGGGGTCCCGCGGGAGAGGCTGATCTGGCTGGCGGACCTCTGCAGGAACGCCCGGTTCGGCGCGCTCTTCACAGGGATCGGCCTGACGCAGTCTCGGGGCAGGTACAAAAACGTCAGGAACGCCATCCAGCTCGTCGATGAACTCAACCGGCATACGAAGTTCACCCTGACACCCATGCGCGGGCACTGGAACGTCAACGGCACCAACCAGACGTTTTCATTCCTCACGGGCTACCCGTACGGCGTCGATTTTTCGCGCGGCACTCCGTATTACAACCCCGGCGAGACGACGGCGGTCGACCTGCTCGGCCGGGGAGAGGCCGATGCATGCCTCATCATCGGCGCCGATCCGGGGGCTCATCTGCCGAGGAGGTGCAACGAACACCTCGCGACGATCCCGACCATCGTCATCGATCCATTCGTCTCGCTCAGCACCTCCTTTGCGGATATCCATATCCCGGTCGCATGCGTGGGCATCGACTGCGAGGGAACGGGTTACAGGATGGATTCCGTCCCGATCCGGATGAAGAAGGTTCTCTCCTCGGGTCTCCCGACCGACGAGGAGGTGCTGTCGCAGATACTCCACCTGATACAAGGACGCCGGCCTTACGGTGTAAACGTCCCAAAGGCACTATCCCCGGAGGCACCGCCGGTAGCATGA
- a CDS encoding segregation/condensation protein A, with the protein MDEEPVEILAGMAERGEVDPWNIDIVDVTDRFLAELDRRKELDLRISGRTLFYAACLLRLKSDYLDGWGEEEDEDSFADDEDESFEDLGFDYESAGEVEPMGRLEREIQRRLGRKNLRKRPPVTLYELIKQLKTAEKEQRRRQRKRVSVPREPDLNLSAGDVVAVAHDEGYQGAVAVVMTEFQRAARNGDILTLGDLSGAMGRSRREVYIPLLFLMLEGKLALWQDEFFGEIYVGEQIPEDGPDGAGEDA; encoded by the coding sequence ATGGATGAGGAACCTGTCGAGATCCTGGCCGGCATGGCCGAGCGGGGAGAGGTCGATCCCTGGAACATCGATATCGTGGACGTGACCGATCGGTTCCTCGCCGAACTCGACCGGAGGAAGGAGCTCGACCTGCGGATCTCGGGGAGGACGCTCTTTTATGCCGCGTGCCTGCTGCGCCTGAAGTCGGATTATCTCGACGGCTGGGGCGAAGAAGAAGACGAAGATTCGTTTGCCGACGATGAGGACGAGTCGTTTGAGGATCTCGGGTTCGATTACGAGTCGGCCGGAGAGGTCGAGCCGATGGGGCGCCTGGAGCGGGAGATCCAGCGTCGTCTGGGGCGAAAGAACCTGCGGAAACGTCCGCCGGTCACGCTCTACGAACTCATCAAGCAGTTGAAGACGGCGGAGAAGGAGCAGCGTCGCAGGCAGCGCAAAAGGGTCTCTGTGCCCAGGGAGCCGGATCTCAACCTCAGCGCCGGAGACGTGGTGGCGGTGGCGCATGACGAAGGATACCAGGGTGCGGTTGCGGTCGTCATGACGGAGTTCCAGCGCGCTGCCCGGAACGGTGATATCCTGACGCTGGGCGACCTCTCCGGTGCCATGGGGCGAAGTCGCCGCGAGGTCTACATCCCGCTCCTCTTCCTGATGCTCGAGGGGAAACTCGCGCTCTGGCAGGACGAGTTCTTCGGCGAGATCTATGTCGGCGAGCAGATCCCCGAGGACGGTCCCGATGGGGCCGGCGAGGATGCGTGA
- the smc gene encoding chromosome segregation protein SMC, with protein MYITQLEIDNFKSFARKTKIPFFEGFTVVSGPNGSGKSNIIDSLLFVLALSGARGLRAEKLTDLINVNSGKNTAEVTATFSDGTTIRRRIKRTPTGYYSYNYLNNRLCKQGDVIEFLAKIGIKPEGYNVVMQGDITRIMEMTDGERRKIIDEIAGVAEFDHKRGQAFSELEVVRERLEREELLLNELVARLDALQHEREQAVEYRRWQGELEHLGQCRGAALVRQKEQEIGTLHDLAHDQQAAIARTEGEGEAVKKEIEEARERQHAVEEEINHKSGPEYLELVGRLEEARSAIKLGEKTIERLKVNREENAEAVQRIYLDGKRAEAKVEECATQIRNLSIDRANLAMELATQRDEMKTVEERIASESKEVEGVKDQLFERMEDLESKKELRSKILREQDIFIEKSRMRTSERERLDARIAQIEEELTNKQEQVAEYSSCMADCEEQKRQIERALSEAESTLFARRSALDRLKKEIRENEQNLMRLEAQQQAHGDAGGKAMDVVLGMEGVHGTVAQLGRAPPEYATALDVAAMGRLRWAIVDTDAVASDAIRYLKENRLGRVTFLPLNKLRPPILSPLEADPGIVGYAVDLLEFDPAFDRAFRVVFGATVVVDTLERARRLMGRYKMVTLEGDFVERSGAMTGGSQGKKIRGFGVAVDDEVARVRAKLAELEAEAGEIEASIGRFAVAAEAKRAERSSIDEQVARYRMLVDEFQKRIEVLSGEKRTLEESLHEMLDAAKTGGEELARLEADLERITGEIAQVSAEVDDLKKKLDDTEVPVLTERYESIRKAVEDIERRLRNKDADITDAKRERQHFANRIEELAAERSRLETKNQEIDGEITATEEQIEDQRRLIVQFEARQKEFSDELAGLHEKRDRILEEIRVLDQRALELSGAMERIRMQISALEERERSLLAELAVLREQAGDVETDLDIAAIDAGIAEAERALKKIGAVNMLAIEECDRVAARVEERTEKKEVLSRERMMLLERIEKYEKLKYDAFMTAFTAIDGNFRDIFARLTDGTGRLILDNEEDPFAGGMTFAVQPRDKKVHLLSSLSGGEKSLTTLAFIFSIQQFMPAPFYALDEVDMFLDGNNVGRIAAMMSELSGSAQSIIVSLRKPMIERADRIVGVTIRADKSTYVTGVQNNG; from the coding sequence TTGTACATCACGCAGCTTGAGATCGACAACTTCAAGTCTTTCGCCAGAAAGACGAAAATTCCTTTTTTCGAAGGATTTACAGTCGTCTCAGGCCCGAATGGTTCCGGAAAGAGCAATATTATCGACAGCCTCCTCTTCGTCCTGGCCCTTTCGGGTGCGCGGGGGCTGCGGGCCGAGAAGCTGACCGATCTCATCAACGTCAATTCCGGGAAGAACACCGCTGAGGTGACGGCCACGTTCTCGGACGGCACGACGATCCGCCGCCGGATCAAGCGGACGCCGACGGGATACTACAGTTACAACTACTTGAACAACCGTCTCTGCAAGCAGGGCGACGTCATCGAGTTCCTCGCAAAGATCGGGATCAAGCCGGAGGGCTACAACGTCGTGATGCAGGGTGACATCACCCGCATCATGGAGATGACCGACGGCGAACGGCGGAAGATTATCGACGAGATAGCAGGTGTCGCTGAGTTCGACCACAAGCGCGGACAGGCGTTCTCGGAACTCGAGGTGGTGCGGGAGCGGCTCGAGCGCGAGGAGCTTCTCTTGAACGAGCTCGTGGCGCGGCTGGATGCGCTCCAGCACGAGCGCGAGCAGGCGGTGGAGTACCGGCGGTGGCAGGGCGAGCTGGAACACCTCGGGCAGTGCCGGGGAGCGGCGCTCGTCCGGCAGAAAGAGCAGGAGATCGGCACCCTTCACGATCTCGCGCACGACCAGCAGGCGGCAATCGCACGCACCGAGGGTGAGGGCGAGGCCGTCAAAAAAGAGATCGAGGAGGCGCGCGAACGCCAGCATGCCGTCGAAGAGGAGATAAACCACAAAAGCGGCCCCGAGTATCTCGAACTCGTCGGACGGCTCGAAGAGGCGCGAAGCGCGATCAAGCTCGGCGAGAAGACCATCGAACGGCTGAAGGTCAACCGGGAAGAGAATGCCGAGGCGGTCCAGCGGATCTACCTTGATGGCAAACGCGCCGAGGCGAAAGTCGAGGAGTGCGCCACGCAGATCCGCAACCTCTCGATAGACCGGGCGAATCTTGCCATGGAGCTCGCGACGCAGCGCGACGAGATGAAAACGGTCGAGGAGCGTATCGCAAGCGAGAGCAAAGAGGTCGAAGGGGTAAAAGACCAGCTCTTCGAGAGGATGGAGGATCTCGAGAGCAAAAAGGAGCTCCGGTCGAAGATCCTCCGCGAGCAGGATATCTTCATCGAGAAGAGCCGGATGCGGACGTCGGAACGGGAACGCCTGGACGCGCGTATCGCCCAGATCGAGGAGGAACTCACGAACAAGCAGGAGCAGGTCGCGGAGTACTCCTCCTGCATGGCCGACTGCGAGGAACAGAAACGCCAGATCGAGCGGGCTCTCTCCGAGGCGGAAAGCACGCTCTTTGCGCGGCGGTCGGCGCTCGATCGGCTGAAGAAAGAGATCCGGGAGAACGAGCAGAACCTGATGCGCCTGGAGGCGCAGCAGCAGGCGCACGGCGATGCCGGCGGGAAGGCGATGGACGTCGTTCTCGGCATGGAAGGTGTCCACGGCACCGTTGCGCAGCTCGGGCGGGCGCCGCCGGAGTACGCGACCGCGCTCGACGTGGCGGCGATGGGCCGGCTCAGGTGGGCCATCGTCGATACCGACGCGGTTGCGTCCGATGCGATCCGCTACTTAAAAGAGAACCGGCTCGGGCGGGTCACGTTCCTGCCGCTCAACAAACTCCGGCCCCCGATCCTCTCGCCGCTCGAGGCCGATCCGGGCATCGTCGGCTACGCGGTCGATCTCCTGGAGTTCGACCCGGCGTTCGACCGCGCGTTCCGTGTCGTCTTCGGCGCGACGGTGGTGGTGGATACCCTCGAGCGGGCGCGGCGGCTGATGGGCCGGTACAAGATGGTCACCCTGGAGGGCGATTTCGTCGAGAGGAGCGGCGCCATGACCGGCGGATCACAGGGGAAGAAGATCCGCGGGTTCGGGGTGGCCGTCGACGACGAGGTCGCGCGGGTCCGCGCGAAGCTCGCCGAACTCGAGGCGGAAGCGGGCGAGATCGAAGCGTCCATCGGCCGCTTTGCCGTGGCCGCGGAGGCAAAGCGGGCGGAGCGGAGTTCGATCGACGAGCAGGTTGCGCGCTACCGCATGCTGGTGGACGAGTTCCAGAAGCGGATCGAGGTGCTTTCCGGCGAGAAACGGACGCTCGAAGAGAGCCTGCATGAGATGCTCGATGCCGCGAAGACCGGCGGCGAGGAACTTGCGCGGCTCGAGGCCGATCTCGAGCGGATAACCGGCGAGATCGCGCAGGTATCGGCGGAGGTCGACGACCTCAAGAAGAAGCTCGACGACACCGAGGTTCCCGTGCTCACCGAGCGGTACGAGAGCATCCGTAAGGCGGTGGAGGATATCGAGCGGCGGCTCCGGAACAAGGACGCCGACATCACCGACGCCAAACGCGAGCGGCAGCATTTCGCAAACCGTATCGAGGAACTTGCCGCGGAACGGAGCCGCCTGGAGACGAAGAACCAGGAGATCGACGGTGAGATCACCGCAACGGAGGAGCAGATCGAGGATCAGCGCCGCCTGATCGTGCAGTTCGAGGCGCGCCAGAAGGAGTTCTCCGACGAACTTGCAGGCCTGCACGAGAAGCGCGACCGGATCCTCGAGGAGATCCGGGTGCTCGACCAGCGGGCTCTCGAACTCTCGGGTGCGATGGAGCGCATCCGGATGCAGATCAGCGCCCTCGAGGAGCGGGAACGGTCGCTCCTCGCGGAACTCGCGGTGCTCCGGGAGCAGGCCGGCGACGTGGAGACGGATCTCGACATCGCCGCCATCGACGCCGGGATCGCGGAGGCCGAGCGGGCGCTAAAGAAGATCGGTGCGGTGAACATGCTCGCGATCGAGGAGTGCGACCGTGTCGCTGCCCGCGTCGAGGAGCGGACGGAGAAGAAAGAGGTGCTCTCGCGGGAGCGGATGATGCTCCTTGAGCGGATCGAGAAGTACGAGAAGTTGAAGTACGACGCCTTCATGACCGCTTTCACCGCGATCGATGGGAACTTCCGCGACATCTTCGCGCGCCTGACCGACGGGACCGGGAGGCTGATCCTCGATAACGAAGAGGATCCCTTCGCCGGCGGCATGACGTTCGCGGTTCAGCCGCGCGACAAGAAGGTTCACCTCCTCTCTTCGCTCTCCGGGGGCGAGAAGTCGCTGACCACGCTCGCGTTCATCTTCTCCATCCAGCAGTTCATGCCCGCGCCGTTCTACGCGCTCGATGAGGTGGATATGTTCCTCGACGGGAACAACGTCGGCCGCATTGCCGCCATGATGAGCGAGCTCTCGGGGAGCGCGCAGTCGATCATCGTTTCGCTCCGAAAGCCGATGATCGAGCGCGCCGACCGCATCGTGGGCGTGACGATCCGTGCCGACAAGAGCACCTACGTGACCGGTGTGCAGAACAATGGATGA
- a CDS encoding DUF7518 family protein, with product MAQKDARIRFLERELAEREKEMETMREREQPPVSEAGDERLRDLERKVRELEAVVKGLTEEILDVKSVAMKLSRDVDERRKAPVPAEKKKVEVTLQAEPRAAAVPRPARAAERKTPARQVEQRPPAPVPDDDSDLDLIMQNDGTLKPEPRRSSEYIVASTGSRGVPAKGRGKGGKPSERKLFVEQKERPVDDVIQAEEDDTVDLDR from the coding sequence ATGGCGCAGAAAGATGCGAGGATACGGTTTCTTGAGCGGGAACTTGCGGAGCGCGAGAAGGAGATGGAGACAATGAGAGAGCGAGAACAGCCGCCCGTATCAGAGGCGGGAGACGAGCGCCTGCGTGACCTCGAGCGGAAAGTGCGGGAGCTCGAGGCCGTGGTGAAAGGCCTGACGGAAGAGATCCTGGACGTCAAGTCCGTGGCGATGAAACTCTCCCGGGACGTGGATGAGCGCCGGAAAGCGCCGGTGCCGGCCGAGAAGAAGAAGGTCGAGGTTACGCTCCAGGCGGAACCACGCGCCGCGGCCGTTCCCCGGCCCGCGCGTGCCGCGGAGCGAAAGACCCCCGCGCGCCAGGTTGAACAGCGGCCGCCCGCGCCTGTTCCGGATGACGACAGCGATCTCGATCTTATCATGCAGAACGACGGGACGCTGAAGCCGGAGCCAAGGAGGTCCTCCGAGTACATCGTCGCCAGCACCGGTTCCCGGGGCGTCCCGGCAAAGGGCCGGGGGAAAGGCGGCAAGCCGTCCGAACGCAAGCTCTTCGTCGAGCAGAAGGAACGTCCGGTCGACGATGTCATCCAGGCCGAAGAGGACGACACCGTCGACCTCGATCGATAG